A stretch of the Buchananella sp. 14KM1171 genome encodes the following:
- a CDS encoding NUDIX domain-containing protein produces MVKRGADGWLECACGKRHWGLLGAAGLYLWREAPGQEAEAGPGSAASVERAEPAGSALPHEYLGQLRAPGTHLGRMWGLPGGARDYGESAVSAALREAAEETGLAPDAVRVWGWRRLTHPGPAHQTWSYTTVVAELSRAQAVDSIGAQDWESEVVEFVCPGQEDGLVLPQLAEVAGELAAMVVRPLVIVDAANVVGSRPDGWWKDRAGAAARLLEDCARALSNGFSAQELSLPGAHWYPDILVVLEGKARPAGFPGEVTSPYGANLRVELAAGEGDDAIAAHAANEAATPGRHVVVLTADKALSARCRAAGALVAPPRTLIRQARTVH; encoded by the coding sequence GTGGTGAAACGCGGGGCAGACGGCTGGCTGGAATGCGCGTGCGGCAAGCGGCACTGGGGGCTGCTGGGGGCCGCAGGGCTCTACCTGTGGCGCGAGGCGCCTGGGCAGGAGGCTGAGGCGGGCCCGGGCTCTGCGGCGAGCGTGGAGCGCGCGGAGCCTGCTGGGAGCGCCCTGCCCCACGAGTACCTGGGCCAGCTGCGCGCGCCTGGCACGCACCTGGGCCGCATGTGGGGGCTGCCCGGCGGGGCGCGCGACTACGGCGAGAGCGCCGTGAGCGCGGCGCTGCGAGAGGCGGCGGAAGAGACGGGACTGGCCCCCGACGCGGTGCGCGTGTGGGGCTGGCGCCGCCTCACCCACCCGGGGCCGGCCCACCAAACGTGGTCCTACACCACTGTCGTGGCGGAGTTGAGCCGCGCGCAGGCGGTCGACTCGATCGGTGCCCAGGACTGGGAGTCGGAGGTGGTGGAGTTCGTCTGCCCGGGCCAGGAGGATGGGCTGGTGCTGCCGCAGCTGGCGGAGGTGGCCGGAGAGCTGGCGGCGATGGTGGTGCGGCCGCTGGTGATCGTGGACGCGGCGAACGTGGTCGGTTCCCGCCCGGACGGCTGGTGGAAGGACCGCGCCGGCGCGGCCGCCCGCCTGCTGGAGGATTGCGCGCGGGCACTTTCGAACGGGTTCTCCGCCCAAGAGCTTTCGCTGCCCGGCGCGCATTGGTACCCGGACATCCTGGTGGTGTTGGAGGGCAAGGCACGCCCTGCCGGCTTCCCCGGCGAGGTGACTTCGCCCTACGGCGCAAATCTGCGGGTGGAGTTGGCGGCAGGCGAGGGGGACGACGCTATCGCCGCCCACGCCGCAAACGAGGCCGCCACCCCGGGCCGCCACGTGGTGGTGCTGACGGCGGACAAGGCACTGTCCGCCCGCTGCCGCGCGGCGGGGGCGCTGGTGGCGCCGCCACGGACCCTGATCCGGCAGGCGCGCACCGTGCACTAG
- a CDS encoding biotin--[acetyl-CoA-carboxylase] ligase codes for MSEPVLVEVEECASTQELALALYRAGHLPLWGGVLTRRQSAGRGRRGRQWALAPGSLALTVVLPAPCAASGQWPGTGGEPGLVPLRVALAVLDACGCEALELKWPNDIVVTLPVLSDAESLPGGGAPREREAGHGLVGHLPGWGALRKLGGILCEVNQAPAGSGAGDALAGGAGGAGAGPGGEVEDGTGGAGTGPGAAGDVVLAGIGINLAPFAPQAPQGGGAPPGQEAGGEGSEQGAPAAWAMSAAGAARALGDHQLERLSRQEPAELARRILHHLPATLALPAREVRERYQDRCATVGHRVQVTLAASGEPGPADLAGTATGIAESGALLVATRDGLKEVVAGDVSVRCG; via the coding sequence ATGAGCGAACCGGTGCTGGTGGAGGTAGAGGAATGCGCATCCACGCAGGAGCTTGCCCTGGCGCTCTACCGTGCCGGGCACCTGCCCCTGTGGGGCGGGGTGCTGACCCGCAGGCAGAGCGCGGGCAGGGGCAGGCGCGGGCGGCAGTGGGCGCTGGCGCCGGGCAGCCTGGCCCTGACGGTGGTGTTGCCCGCACCTTGTGCCGCCTCGGGGCAGTGGCCAGGAACGGGCGGGGAGCCTGGGCTGGTGCCGCTGCGCGTGGCCCTGGCGGTGCTGGATGCCTGCGGCTGTGAGGCGCTGGAGTTGAAGTGGCCCAACGACATCGTGGTGACGCTGCCCGTCCTCAGCGACGCCGAATCGCTGCCGGGCGGGGGCGCGCCTCGGGAACGCGAGGCGGGCCATGGGCTAGTTGGGCACCTGCCCGGGTGGGGCGCGCTGCGCAAGCTGGGCGGCATCCTCTGCGAGGTGAACCAGGCGCCCGCCGGAAGCGGCGCCGGGGATGCGCTGGCCGGCGGCGCCGGGGGCGCCGGCGCCGGGCCGGGCGGCGAGGTTGAGGATGGGACTGGTGGCGCCGGGACCGGGCCAGGGGCAGCAGGAGACGTGGTGCTGGCGGGAATCGGGATAAACCTGGCCCCGTTTGCGCCCCAGGCCCCGCAGGGCGGTGGTGCCCCGCCCGGGCAGGAGGCTGGCGGGGAGGGAAGCGAGCAGGGAGCCCCGGCCGCCTGGGCTATGAGTGCCGCCGGGGCGGCGCGCGCGCTGGGTGACCACCAGCTGGAACGGCTCTCCCGGCAGGAGCCGGCCGAGCTGGCCAGGCGCATCCTGCATCACCTGCCCGCAACTCTCGCGCTGCCGGCCCGCGAGGTGCGCGAACGCTACCAAGACAGGTGCGCCACCGTCGGGCACCGGGTGCAGGTGACCCTGGCGGCCTCCGGCGAGCCGGGCCCGGCCGACCTGGCCGGCACCGCCACCGGCATCGCCGAGAGCGGCGCCCTGCTGGTGGCGACGCGAGACGGGCTAAAGGAGGTGGTGGCGGGCGACGTCTCGGTGCGGTGCGGCTGA
- a CDS encoding response regulator transcription factor yields MTTVLLVEDDPAIAEPLARALGREGYEVRPHGTGRGAIENSAGVDLVVLDLGLPDMDGLDVARHLRSQGSTVPILILTARTDEVDMVVGLDAGADDYVTKPFRLAELLARVRALLRRVGGDITDEDELKAQDVRVDVAAHRAFQGNRELHLTAKEFELLRVLVRDAGAVIERDEIMREVWGSDPTGSTKTLDMHVSWLRRKLGDDAANPHYITTVRGLGFRFETSGRVN; encoded by the coding sequence GTGACTACCGTACTCCTGGTTGAAGACGACCCCGCTATTGCCGAGCCCCTTGCCCGCGCGCTGGGCCGAGAGGGGTATGAGGTTCGCCCCCACGGAACTGGCCGTGGAGCGATCGAGAACTCCGCCGGTGTTGACCTGGTGGTTTTGGACCTGGGACTGCCGGACATGGACGGCCTGGACGTGGCGCGCCACCTGCGCTCCCAGGGATCCACGGTGCCGATCCTGATTCTCACCGCCCGCACCGACGAAGTGGACATGGTGGTGGGCCTGGACGCGGGCGCCGACGACTACGTCACCAAGCCCTTCCGCCTGGCGGAGCTCCTGGCCCGCGTCCGGGCGCTGCTGCGCCGCGTGGGCGGGGACATCACCGACGAGGACGAACTGAAGGCCCAGGACGTCCGCGTCGACGTGGCCGCACACCGCGCCTTCCAGGGCAACCGCGAGCTGCACCTGACCGCCAAGGAGTTCGAGCTCCTGCGGGTCCTGGTGCGTGACGCCGGTGCCGTCATCGAGCGCGACGAGATCATGCGCGAGGTGTGGGGCTCCGACCCGACCGGCTCCACCAAGACCCTGGACATGCACGTCTCCTGGCTGCGCCGCAAGCTGGGCGACGACGCCGCCAACCCCCACTACATCACCACGGTGCGCGGACTGGGCTTCCGGTTCGAAACCTCCGGCCGCGTGAACTGA
- a CDS encoding biotin carboxylase N-terminal domain-containing protein, whose amino-acid sequence MTVLPTSVLIANRGEIAVRVARACKDSGIRSIGVYASGDRDALHTRVVDEAYALPGARAADTYLNIPAILEVAERSGAQAVHPGYGFLAENADFARAVIAAGLTWIGPPPEAIEALGDKVTARRIAAEVGAPLAPGTPGPVADGQEVLDFVDQHGLPVAIKAAFGGGGRGLRVARKREEVVEAFESASREAIGAFGRGECFVERYLERPRHVETQCLADAYGNVAVVSTRDCSLQRRHQKLLEEAPAPFLTEEQERVIYESSRAILRHAGYVGAGTCEFLVAADGLVSFLEVNTRLQVEHPVSEEVTGIDLVREQIRLAAGEKLGYERAEVRGHSIEMRINAEDPARGFLPTPGRATEIVWPGGPGVRVDAGIAQGDELSGMFDSLVAKVIVWGHDRQSCLARARRAVGEMSVTGLSTTLSFHRAILEHPAFVGTEGLEVDTTWIDAGNLNLMDSLSDTEASAGVEDDAPTERVVVEVGGKRLEVILPAALLSPRPAATGPVKTRTARPSRGSRRGPASPGAVTCPMQATVIGVEVANGAEVQEGQVLVVIEAMKMEQPIKAPRTGVVSELTVKVGDQLSAGAVICEVEG is encoded by the coding sequence ATGACTGTGCTGCCCACCTCCGTCCTCATCGCCAACCGTGGCGAAATCGCGGTGCGCGTCGCGCGCGCCTGCAAGGACTCCGGTATCCGCTCCATCGGCGTGTACGCCTCCGGCGACCGCGATGCCCTCCACACCCGCGTGGTGGACGAGGCCTACGCCCTGCCCGGGGCCAGGGCGGCAGACACCTACCTGAACATCCCCGCCATCCTGGAGGTGGCCGAGCGCTCCGGTGCCCAGGCCGTCCACCCCGGCTACGGCTTCCTGGCGGAGAACGCGGACTTCGCGCGCGCCGTCATCGCGGCCGGGCTGACCTGGATCGGCCCGCCGCCGGAGGCGATCGAGGCACTGGGAGACAAGGTCACCGCCCGCCGCATCGCGGCGGAGGTGGGCGCCCCGCTGGCCCCCGGCACCCCCGGCCCGGTGGCTGACGGCCAGGAGGTGCTGGACTTCGTGGACCAGCACGGCCTGCCCGTGGCCATCAAGGCGGCCTTCGGTGGGGGCGGGCGCGGCCTGCGCGTGGCCCGCAAGCGCGAGGAGGTGGTGGAGGCATTCGAGTCCGCCTCCCGCGAGGCCATCGGCGCGTTCGGGCGCGGCGAGTGCTTCGTGGAGCGCTACCTGGAGCGGCCCCGCCACGTGGAGACCCAGTGCCTGGCCGACGCCTACGGCAACGTGGCCGTGGTCTCCACCCGCGACTGCTCGCTGCAGCGCCGCCACCAGAAGCTACTGGAGGAGGCCCCCGCCCCGTTCCTCACCGAGGAACAGGAGCGCGTGATCTACGAGTCCTCCCGCGCCATCCTGCGCCACGCCGGCTACGTGGGGGCCGGGACGTGCGAGTTCCTGGTGGCCGCCGACGGGCTGGTCAGCTTCCTGGAGGTCAACACGCGCCTGCAGGTGGAGCACCCAGTCTCCGAGGAGGTCACCGGCATCGACCTGGTGCGCGAGCAGATCCGCCTGGCCGCCGGGGAGAAGCTGGGCTACGAGCGGGCGGAGGTGCGCGGCCACTCCATCGAGATGCGCATCAACGCAGAGGACCCGGCGCGCGGCTTCCTACCCACCCCGGGGCGCGCCACCGAGATCGTCTGGCCCGGCGGCCCGGGCGTGCGCGTGGACGCAGGCATCGCGCAGGGCGACGAGCTCTCCGGCATGTTCGACTCCCTGGTGGCCAAGGTGATCGTGTGGGGCCACGACCGCCAGTCCTGCCTGGCCCGCGCCCGCCGCGCGGTTGGCGAGATGAGCGTGACCGGCCTTTCCACCACGCTCTCCTTCCACCGCGCCATCCTGGAGCACCCGGCCTTCGTGGGCACCGAGGGGCTGGAGGTGGACACAACCTGGATCGACGCGGGCAACCTGAACCTGATGGACTCCCTCTCAGACACCGAGGCGAGCGCGGGAGTGGAGGACGACGCCCCCACCGAGCGCGTGGTGGTGGAGGTGGGCGGCAAGCGCCTAGAGGTCATCCTGCCGGCCGCGCTGCTCTCCCCCCGCCCGGCCGCCACCGGCCCTGTCAAGACGCGCACGGCGCGTCCCTCGCGCGGCTCCAGGCGCGGACCGGCCTCCCCCGGCGCCGTCACCTGCCCCATGCAGGCGACCGTGATCGGAGTCGAGGTGGCAAACGGCGCCGAGGTCCAGGAGGGCCAGGTGCTGGTGGTCATCGAAGCGATGAAGATGGAGCAACCCATCAAGGCGCCGCGCACCGGAGTAGTCAGCGAGCTGACCGTCAAGGTGGGTGACCAGCTCAGCGCGGGCGCGGTGATCTGCGAGGTGGAGGGCTAA
- a CDS encoding acyl-CoA carboxylase subunit epsilon: MNALRVVRGAPSEAELAAVVASITALQAAVDDAPPADASVRPSAWSDRDRVTRGAGGLTGARGWRLTDR; this comes from the coding sequence GTGAACGCGCTGCGGGTGGTGCGTGGGGCGCCGAGCGAGGCGGAGCTGGCGGCGGTGGTCGCCTCCATCACGGCCTTGCAGGCGGCGGTGGACGACGCTCCACCGGCGGACGCCTCGGTGCGCCCGTCGGCGTGGAGCGACCGGGACCGCGTCACTCGCGGGGCGGGTGGACTGACCGGCGCGCGGGGTTGGCGGTTGACCGACCGCTGA
- a CDS encoding Maf family protein, which produces MSLLPPPAGLWEEPVQFVLASASPARLATLRGAGVAPLVRVSDVDEDAVLARLLAEQPAAGPGVQVQALAEAKAADVLARLRADGVDRAGSAPVPGAPAGLDLAAPTIVVGCDSMLEIGGKVVGKPADASDARARLRALSGGSGVLHTGHSVHFYPTGLTGPAATEGGAPVRGAGGTSATTVHFATLTEAEIEAYVDSGEPLHVAGAFTIDGLGGPFVTGIEGDHHGVVGISLPLLRLLLLEVGVGWPALWKSLRQPEESL; this is translated from the coding sequence GTGAGCCTGTTGCCCCCGCCCGCCGGGCTGTGGGAGGAGCCGGTGCAGTTCGTGCTGGCCTCCGCCTCCCCGGCGCGGCTGGCCACGCTGCGCGGCGCCGGGGTGGCGCCGCTGGTGCGCGTCAGCGACGTGGACGAGGACGCGGTGCTCGCCCGGCTGCTGGCCGAGCAGCCGGCCGCCGGGCCGGGCGTGCAGGTGCAGGCCCTGGCAGAGGCCAAGGCCGCCGACGTGCTCGCCCGCCTGCGGGCGGACGGCGTAGACCGGGCGGGCTCCGCGCCGGTGCCGGGCGCGCCTGCGGGCCTGGACCTCGCGGCTCCCACCATCGTGGTCGGCTGCGACTCCATGCTGGAAATCGGCGGGAAGGTCGTGGGAAAGCCCGCAGACGCGAGCGATGCCCGCGCGCGCCTGCGCGCCCTCTCCGGCGGCAGCGGGGTACTCCACACCGGGCACAGCGTCCACTTCTACCCCACCGGCCTGACCGGACCCGCCGCCACGGAGGGCGGCGCACCCGTGAGGGGCGCGGGCGGGACGTCGGCTACCACCGTCCACTTCGCCACACTCACCGAGGCTGAGATCGAGGCGTACGTGGATAGCGGCGAGCCGCTGCACGTGGCCGGGGCGTTCACGATCGACGGGCTGGGCGGCCCGTTCGTGACCGGAATCGAGGGCGATCACCACGGCGTGGTGGGCATTTCCCTGCCGCTGCTGCGCCTGCTCCTGCTCGAGGTAGGCGTGGGCTGGCCCGCTTTGTGGAAGTCCTTGCGTCAGCCGGAAGAATCGTTGTAG
- a CDS encoding acyl-CoA carboxylase subunit beta translates to MTEGTHLSPAQQLDARAAAIAAHERSAATKQHAKGRRSARERVEALLDEGSFVELDAFVEHNCHDFGMDAKTLPGDGVITGYGTIDGRRVCVYSQDFTAFGGSLGEAHGQKITKVMDLAVRTGVPMIGLNDGGGARIQEGIGALTQFAEIFRRNVAASGVIPQISVILGPCAGGAVYSPALTDFTVMVEGTSQMFITGPEVIRAVTGEDVGLEELGGARAHAQRSGVAHYAAHDEDDAFEYVRELLSYLPENTLSEPPLTQPEEPGEVDLDSLVPASSNQPYDMTEVLEAIADGGSFLEVMPAYAGNVITAFARVDGRSVGIVANQPMVMAGALDIAASEKAARFVRLCDAFNLPVLTFVDVPGFLPGTSQEWDGIIRRGAKLIYAYAEATVPLITTITRKAYGGAYIVMGSKKLGADINLAWPTAQVAVMGASGAVNILHRRELASFSADDAAARRSELIEAYEEKLVSPWEAARRGFVDAVIKPSQTRAQLVAALRALETKRVASPVRRHGNIPL, encoded by the coding sequence GTGACTGAAGGAACCCACCTCTCCCCGGCGCAGCAGCTGGACGCGCGCGCCGCCGCCATCGCCGCCCACGAGCGCAGCGCGGCCACCAAGCAGCACGCCAAGGGCCGCCGCAGCGCCCGCGAGCGCGTCGAGGCCCTGCTGGACGAGGGCAGCTTTGTGGAGCTGGACGCGTTCGTGGAGCACAACTGCCACGACTTCGGCATGGACGCCAAGACCCTGCCGGGCGACGGCGTGATCACGGGCTACGGCACGATCGACGGGCGCAGGGTGTGCGTCTATTCGCAGGACTTCACGGCGTTTGGCGGCTCGCTGGGCGAGGCGCACGGGCAGAAGATCACCAAGGTGATGGACCTGGCGGTGCGCACGGGCGTGCCGATGATCGGCCTGAACGACGGCGGTGGCGCCCGCATCCAGGAGGGAATCGGCGCCCTGACGCAGTTCGCGGAGATCTTCCGTCGCAACGTGGCGGCCTCCGGCGTGATCCCGCAGATCTCGGTGATCCTGGGGCCGTGCGCGGGCGGGGCGGTCTACTCCCCGGCGCTGACGGACTTCACGGTGATGGTGGAGGGCACCTCCCAGATGTTCATCACTGGCCCGGAGGTGATCCGGGCGGTCACCGGCGAGGACGTGGGTCTGGAGGAGCTGGGCGGGGCACGCGCCCACGCCCAACGCAGCGGCGTGGCCCACTACGCCGCCCACGACGAGGACGACGCCTTCGAGTACGTGCGCGAGCTGCTGTCCTACCTGCCGGAGAACACGCTGAGCGAGCCGCCGCTGACTCAGCCGGAGGAGCCGGGCGAGGTGGACTTGGACAGCCTGGTGCCGGCCTCCTCCAACCAGCCCTACGACATGACCGAGGTGCTGGAGGCGATCGCGGACGGCGGCTCCTTCCTGGAGGTAATGCCGGCCTACGCGGGCAACGTGATCACGGCTTTCGCGCGCGTGGACGGCCGCAGCGTGGGCATCGTGGCCAACCAGCCGATGGTGATGGCCGGCGCGCTGGACATCGCGGCTTCTGAGAAGGCGGCGCGCTTTGTGCGCCTGTGCGACGCGTTCAACCTGCCGGTGCTGACCTTCGTTGACGTGCCGGGCTTCCTGCCGGGCACCTCCCAGGAGTGGGACGGCATCATTCGCCGTGGCGCGAAGCTGATCTACGCCTACGCGGAGGCCACCGTTCCGCTCATCACCACGATCACGCGCAAGGCCTACGGTGGCGCCTACATCGTGATGGGGTCTAAGAAGCTGGGGGCTGACATCAACCTGGCTTGGCCCACGGCGCAGGTGGCGGTGATGGGGGCCTCCGGTGCGGTGAACATCCTGCACCGCCGCGAGTTGGCTTCGTTTTCTGCCGACGACGCTGCCGCCCGCCGCTCCGAGCTGATCGAGGCCTACGAGGAGAAGCTGGTTTCCCCGTGGGAGGCTGCCCGGCGTGGGTTCGTGGACGCGGTGATCAAGCCGAGCCAGACGCGCGCCCAGCTGGTGGCGGCGCTGCGGGCGCTGGAGACCAAGCGCGTGGCCTCCCCGGTGCGCCGGCACGGGAACATTCCGCTGTGA
- a CDS encoding adenylate/guanylate cyclase domain-containing protein has product MNSEAGNSAAMSGVTPQLPEPQPHRCSCANSGAGSNPEQGAPGKQPALTIERYAQKLVGETPLTMSEFARAAGATREQAEEFWRGIGQVVSHTETPQFGLQDVHALRTYRSLISTGKVDAETARTLLRASQTTDRLALWQVEAYVDDVIRREGLDDTTARIVALDRLEDFLAAFEEQLVYTWRRQMLALLTRMDADYAQAGLAEADEMSYPLQRTLGFVDMAGFSRHSARIGSAALAELISKFEGVVRDVISELGGRVVKTIGDAVLFIADDLQTGTEVAVTLAERLAATPNLLPVRASVVEGGVVSRFGDVFGPTVNLASRLVNESQPGQLLTDSGTAAAIATKCAPGSYRLDQIGEVDLRGIGPTVLVDLKRG; this is encoded by the coding sequence GTGAATAGTGAGGCAGGCAACAGCGCGGCGATGAGTGGGGTGACCCCTCAGCTGCCTGAGCCTCAGCCGCACCGGTGCTCCTGCGCCAATTCCGGCGCCGGATCGAACCCGGAGCAGGGCGCTCCGGGCAAGCAGCCCGCCCTCACCATCGAGCGCTACGCCCAAAAGCTAGTGGGCGAGACCCCGCTGACCATGTCGGAGTTCGCCCGGGCGGCGGGTGCCACCCGGGAGCAGGCCGAGGAGTTCTGGCGCGGGATCGGGCAGGTGGTCTCCCACACCGAAACCCCCCAGTTCGGTCTCCAGGACGTCCACGCGCTTCGCACCTACCGCTCCCTGATCTCCACGGGCAAAGTGGATGCCGAGACCGCCCGCACGCTACTGCGCGCTTCACAGACCACCGACCGGTTGGCGCTCTGGCAGGTAGAGGCCTACGTGGACGACGTCATTCGGCGCGAAGGACTGGACGACACCACCGCCAGGATCGTCGCCCTGGACCGGCTCGAGGACTTCCTGGCCGCGTTCGAGGAACAACTGGTCTACACCTGGCGCCGCCAGATGCTCGCCCTGCTCACCCGCATGGACGCCGACTACGCCCAGGCAGGCCTGGCGGAGGCCGACGAAATGTCCTACCCGCTGCAGCGCACCCTCGGGTTCGTGGACATGGCCGGCTTCTCCCGCCACTCTGCGCGCATCGGCTCCGCCGCCCTAGCCGAGCTGATCTCCAAGTTCGAGGGAGTGGTAAGAGACGTCATCTCCGAACTGGGCGGGCGCGTGGTCAAGACGATCGGGGACGCCGTCCTCTTCATCGCCGACGACCTGCAGACCGGCACCGAGGTGGCAGTCACCCTCGCCGAGCGCCTGGCCGCCACCCCGAACCTGCTGCCCGTGCGTGCCTCCGTGGTGGAAGGCGGGGTGGTCTCCCGGTTCGGCGACGTCTTTGGGCCCACCGTCAACCTGGCCTCCCGTCTGGTCAACGAGTCCCAGCCCGGCCAGCTGCTCACCGACTCCGGCACAGCGGCTGCCATCGCAACCAAATGCGCCCCCGGGAGTTACCGGTTGGACCAGATCGGGGAGGTCGATCTGCGCGGAATCGGGCCCACCGTGCTAGTCGATCTCAAGCGCGGCTAA
- a CDS encoding DUF885 domain-containing protein yields MTSPRPATAIDAIAEDYLASLLPLSPTLATEIGLPGYDDQWDDFSPAGQQALADLARQALARLDGVEPVDDVDRVTVAAMRERLGVDLDRHAAGWAHGDLNVLNSPLQSIRDVFEVMPQESADDAAVIARRLHGVPAALATYTEALRERAAAGTLCARRQVEKCIKQAQEAAGEASSFKALEPLAGRLEGAAAQELLDGIEVARGGFAQLAADLADLLPAARERDGVGEEAYRLALRTFLGADVDAREAHAWGIEELARIDAEQQRVARLLFPGASVAQTIERLNNDPARQLHGTKALQEWMQQVSDASIAALNGTHFDIPEQLHRLECRIAASGTGGIYYTPPSADFSRPGAMWWSVPPGEETFVTWQEKTTVYHEGVPGHHLQLGTAVALGDQLNSWRRLVCWVSGHGEGWALYAERLMEELGFLSDPGDYFGMLDSQRLRAARVVLDTGVHLGLDVDPSLEKAGLMPGGVGKVWDADVAWAFLRHNVAMADAFLRFELDRYLGFPGQAPSYKLGERLWLELREQCQQREGAGFDLKGFHSRALALGGVGLDVLREALQ; encoded by the coding sequence ATGACTTCACCGCGCCCCGCCACCGCCATCGACGCGATCGCAGAGGACTACCTCGCCTCGCTCCTGCCCCTCTCCCCCACCTTGGCCACCGAGATCGGCTTGCCCGGGTACGACGACCAGTGGGACGACTTCTCCCCCGCCGGCCAGCAGGCGCTCGCCGACCTGGCCCGACAGGCCCTGGCGCGCCTGGATGGGGTGGAGCCGGTGGACGACGTGGACCGCGTGACGGTTGCCGCCATGCGCGAGCGCCTGGGCGTGGACCTGGACCGCCACGCGGCCGGCTGGGCCCACGGCGACCTGAACGTGCTGAACAGCCCGCTGCAGTCGATCCGGGACGTTTTTGAGGTGATGCCGCAGGAGAGCGCCGACGACGCCGCGGTGATCGCCCGGCGCCTGCACGGTGTGCCCGCCGCCCTGGCCACCTACACCGAGGCGCTGCGCGAGCGCGCGGCTGCCGGGACGCTTTGCGCTCGCCGGCAGGTGGAAAAGTGCATCAAGCAGGCCCAGGAGGCGGCCGGCGAGGCGTCGTCGTTCAAGGCGCTGGAGCCGCTGGCCGGCAGGCTGGAGGGGGCGGCTGCTCAGGAGCTGCTGGACGGGATCGAGGTGGCGCGGGGCGGCTTCGCCCAGCTGGCCGCAGATCTTGCCGACTTGTTGCCGGCCGCGCGCGAGCGCGACGGGGTTGGTGAGGAGGCCTACCGGTTGGCGCTGCGCACCTTCCTGGGCGCGGACGTGGACGCCCGCGAGGCCCACGCGTGGGGCATCGAGGAGCTGGCCCGCATCGACGCCGAGCAGCAGCGGGTGGCCCGGTTGCTGTTCCCGGGCGCCAGCGTGGCGCAGACCATCGAGCGTCTAAACAACGACCCGGCGCGCCAGCTGCACGGCACCAAGGCGTTGCAGGAGTGGATGCAGCAGGTCTCCGACGCCTCCATCGCGGCCCTGAACGGGACGCACTTTGACATTCCCGAGCAGCTGCACCGCCTGGAGTGCCGCATCGCGGCCTCCGGGACGGGCGGGATCTACTACACGCCGCCGTCGGCGGACTTCTCCCGCCCGGGTGCCATGTGGTGGTCCGTTCCCCCGGGTGAGGAGACCTTCGTGACGTGGCAGGAGAAGACCACGGTCTACCACGAGGGCGTACCCGGTCACCACCTCCAGCTCGGCACCGCCGTGGCGCTGGGCGACCAGCTCAACAGCTGGCGCCGCCTGGTCTGCTGGGTCTCCGGGCACGGCGAGGGCTGGGCGCTCTACGCCGAGCGGCTCATGGAGGAGCTCGGCTTCCTGTCCGACCCGGGCGACTACTTCGGCATGCTGGACTCCCAGCGGCTGCGCGCCGCCCGCGTGGTGCTGGACACCGGCGTCCACCTGGGCCTGGACGTGGACCCGAGCCTGGAGAAGGCCGGGCTCATGCCGGGCGGCGTGGGCAAGGTGTGGGACGCGGACGTGGCGTGGGCCTTCCTGCGCCACAACGTGGCGATGGCGGACGCCTTCTTGCGCTTCGAACTGGACCGCTACCTGGGCTTCCCGGGGCAGGCGCCGTCCTACAAGCTCGGCGAGCGCCTGTGGCTGGAGCTGCGCGAGCAGTGCCAGCAGCGCGAAGGCGCCGGCTTTGATCTGAAGGGCTTCCACTCCCGGGCGCTCGCCCTGGGCGGGGTGGGGCTGGACGTGCTGCGCGAGGCTCTGCAGTGA